A window of Hordeum vulgare subsp. vulgare chromosome 5H, MorexV3_pseudomolecules_assembly, whole genome shotgun sequence genomic DNA:
ATCGAACCGTCTCCTACCGTGGTTGGTGTCCCTAGGACAAGTGTGGCTTCTACTCatgagctggatgcaattgctgaCCCGGAGAGTGCGATGACTGATGAGGAGAAGAAGTTGTACATGAAGGTGGACATGGCACGAATCAAGTATTTGCGTCTTGTGTACAGATTAGGGTATGACACCGAACATCAGGTACCTGTACAGGTGTTATATCGGCTCAGTCTCGTTGAAGGCTTCAGGCGCATAAGGATGGCAAACCATTCCTCCGAGCTTGAGAATGCCTGGAGCAGGGCTTTGCAGCTTGAGACAGAGGGAATAGATGACTTGGAATTCTCCTGCAATGTATTGGTCCTTGGGAAGACAGGGGTGGGAAAGAGTGCAACAATAAACTCCATCTTTGGCGAGGATAAATCCAGAACAAATGCTTTTCTACCAGCAACATGTTCCGTGAAGGAGATAACTGGAGTTGTTGGTGGTGTCAAATTTCGGGTCATTGACACTCCAGGACTTGGGACTACAGTTAGGGATGAAAAATCAAATAGGAAAATGCTCAAGTCTGTTAAGAAGTATATGAAGAAATGCCCCCCTGACATCGTTTTGTATGTTGATCGGATCGATACCCAACGGCAGGGTGCAGACGACCTATCCCTATTGCAATGTATCACCAGTGTCCTAGGCCTGCCAATATGGTCGAAAGCCATCATCACTCTTACTCACTCAGCAGCAGACCCTCCTCCTGAAGGACCTAGTGGCTCCCCAATTAACTATGAGATGATTGTGACCCATAGGACACATGCGCTTCAGCAAAGCATCAGACAGGCCACTAATGATCCTCGGACTGAGAATCCAGTGGCTCTTGTGGAAAATCACCATCTTTGTCGGAGGAATATGGAGGGCGAAAAGGTGCTTCCTAATGGCCTTATCTGGAGGcgtctgctcctcctcctgtgcTATTCACTGAAGATGGTTGCTGAGATTGATACTCTTTCAACCCGCCGCGCTGGTTCGCCAAGCCTCTTTGATCTCCGTCTTCAGATGCCTGCACTTCCTTACTTCTTATCATCTTTGTTGCAATCTAGAGAGCACCCCAGGCATGCAAATGAACAGAAGGTTGAGAGTGTGGACTCAGATGTTGATCCTGATGAATTGTTGGACGAGGATCaagaggatgaagaatatgatcaACTTCCTCCCTTTAAGCCATTAAGTAAATCACAGGTTGCAAAACTCTCCAAAGAGCAGCAGAAACTGTATTTCGATGAGTACGACTACCGAACCAAGCTTCTTCAGAAGAAGCAGTTGAAGGAACATCGCAGAAGATTAAAGGAAATGAAGAAGAGTGAGGgcaattatgatgatgtacttgtgGACAATGATCATCCtgatgatgagtatgacaacgacAGATCTCTTATGCCAGACTGGGCCTTGCCATCTTCATTTGATTCTGATGATCCAGTGTACCGCTATCGGTGTCTTGAGCCTGTAACGAACCTTCTGGCACGTGCTGTTACCAACCCTGAAGGATGGGATCATGACTGTGGGTTTGACGGTGTGAGCCTCCAATACAGCCATGAAATTGCCAATGCATTTCCAGCTTCTATGTGGGTCCAAGTTAACAAGGACAAGAGAGAATTCACCATTCATTCGGAGTCCTCAGTATCAGCTAAGCATAGCGAGTATGCTTCAACCCTTGCAGGCTTTGACATACAAACCATGATGGACCAGCTTGCTTACACTCTCAGGGGCGAAACCAAATTCAGGAACACTAAGAACAATGCCACTACTGGAGGTCTGTCCATGACTTTAGCAGGAAACACCATGATAACTGGAGCAAAGCTTGAAGACAAACTTTCAGTTGGTAATTGGTTAACACTGGTAGCAAACGCGGGTGCTGTGTCCATGAAAGGTGATACTGCGCATGGAGTGAATGTGGTGCTGAACCTGCTTCAAAAAGACTATCCCATTATGGGCCTAGGCCTTGCAACTTTGGGTGCATCACTGGTAAGGTGGCATAAAGAATGGACTACGGCTGCAAACTTGGATACCCAGTTCTCTGTGGGAAGGACTTCAAACATGGCAGTTCATGTTGATTTGAACAACAAGCTAACTGGACGAGTGAGCATCAAGGCCAACAGTTCAGAGCATCTGACGATTGCTCTATTAGGTGTCTATTCGATGGCAATGTATGTTAGGAACAGGATGCGTCCTCGTGCACATCCGAATAATGAGTAACACTGGTTAGTTCTGTAGTTTTGATTTCctaatatttttatccctgtcccTCTTCTTTGAGTTTCCAGTTGTTCTATTAAACTACTGTTGAAGCTTCTCCTGTTCCTTATTGTATCTCTATTTGTGTTGACATAGCTGTAGAATTTATGCACATGTATGTGGCAAATAACACGACCAAGTAGATGCCTGTGTTTTTGTTGTTCATGCTGGCGATAAATATCCCTGGTATTTATTCATGAAATGTTTGCAATTTCGTTGCGTAACTGTCTACCTGTTCAGACTTCATGTGTGTGATTATCCGTCGGTTCTCTTCAGCCTTCCATCCATTGTCTACCAGTTCAGGCAATATATAGAAATGTGTAAAGATGGCAATCTAATAATGCATAGATAATACCACATATTCACCCTTTATGCGAGGAAGTAGGGGGTCCAGTCATATTTGTGCAATGGGCTAAAACCCCCTTTCAAAAAGAGAAGGTCAACCCTCCTGGAGACGATTTTAGGCCAATAGCGCTTTGCTTTGTGTCCCCTAAATCGACTGCATTGACGACTGTGTCAGGAACCGGGATTTCTCTCGCTGACTCTTCGTGGATGAATGTTGTGGGTGCTTTGACCTGTTGCAGCCCCCTCCTACACTCACTCCTCCATCCCCTCTCCCTCTGAAAAGCAGCGGCCTCAACCAGGAGACAGTACCGCTGGATCTGTCATTTGTCATACGCAGAGAGGAGGTAATGTGCGGAGTATTGCCCCGCTGGGGGTGGTGTTGTGGTGACAGATCAAGCGTCTGAAAAGTACAGGTAATGAGGGTGCGGATGCTACCAGAAGCCAAATTACTTTCATTTTTTGCTGGGAGCCAAATTACTTGTGTTTGTGGGAAATCAGCTGTCAGGGGTCCGGGAGCATGTGTGTCTGAATGATGCTCATTGATGGCATAGTTACATGAAAAATTGGAAGCTGCAAAGTAAGATAGCAGATATCTGAGCTTGTGCATTTTTCCTTTCTATTTTTTGTTCACTTAGAAAGTTTAAAACAAATTTACTGCATTTTTAGTCATCTGTTTTATTTTTCCTGTAGTGGAATCAAGTTCAAGGAGGCTGCTATCCTGCATTACATGTTGACAATGTTCCCAGACTAATCTCCAAGAAGGCATAGGTGTTGCTGCAAGCCAACTGAGGATGTGCAGCAACGCTTTAACTAGGGAGTTTGACAGAATTGGTGAGTTATGTTTATTTCTTTCCCTCGCTGCACCCGTGCAACACTTGCTGTTGAACCCCTGGTTACCCTATCAGACATATAGTGCATACTTCTTGTTTGAAGTGGTACTATATAAGTACTTAGATAACTGGTAACCATGTGTTTAGTTGAATCCATATCCTCCTCCAGCTCTACAGGATCccacctttctttggcttctcaaCTTATTATCCTCTAATGGCTAGGCGTGCAATTTATTTTAGGTACTCCTCCCCTGATATTGTGAACATGCCGGTCAGAGAAGCAGTTTAAGTTGCATGGTCTGTATGTCTGTGCGCTCAGCCTTTGCCCAAGTTTTGCCAAAAGTCTAAAACAATGAAGAATGACATGTTATGACCATATATATCATTCCACTGCAGTAGTTAACCTATAGAAAGAGTATTGTTAATAGTTTCTTATTTTGATTGGCTTGCCAAAGCCAAGCCAGACaggggacgacaaagagtctcatGTTGTTTTGCCAATAGAGACCCATTATGATGATTTTTAGACAGGGGGAATGGTAGTTTCCATGTGTTCCTCTATTCCCTATTGTTGACAAGTTATTTCTTCGGTACTTCTAACGCTGACGTTGGTATTCCTTTTTCGGTGGTTTATCTTACGGATCTACAGACACGGAAATCGTACGTGTTTATGCGTACTGGTGCTGGTCGGGTGCTCGTTGAATCAGATGCTGGGAGGGGGCAGGTCTTGGAGCTGTTCCGGTAGCAAACTCCACAGGAAACTTCGGCTGCATCTGGGCTGCAGAAATCGCATTCATCCGTCAATTTCTTGTACTCGCTCAGCCTTAGGTGCACTCTGCAGTGTTATAGTATTTTTCTGTGAACTACAACAAGTACGAACGTCACTACTCTTAATGTCTGCTTTTTGTTTGGAGACATTGGGTTCTGAGCCCTGAAACCGAAGATAAGATTGCGACCCTCTATTGAAAAGCTGTCCTTTTCTCCCCTGACGAAGAATtcagaagtactccctccgtccctaaATATAAAAGTGGTTGAAGATAATTCACTagaagaagactacatacggatgtatatagacatactttaaaatgtATATTtattcattttacttcgtatgtagtcacttcgtaaaatctttaaaaaaatttatatttaggaacgaagtgaGTACAATATTACTACGGGATTTTCGTTACATTCAAAAACTTAGAGGGCTATGGTACTAGGATTCCTTTCGTGAAATTAGGGCTATGGTACTAGGATTCCTTTTGTGAAATTCTTTTACGCGATGTTTTCTATTGAATGAGTTGTTTTTTATGTTGCCTTGGACGTGGGTGTGGTTTGGCCTATGCCCTGTTTCATCATGTTTATGAATGTTTGACACGTCAAATGTGTCAGGCAACGACACATGTCTCCCTCCTCCTCATCGTCCCACTCCTTCGACGAGCAGGTTGATGATGGTGCTATCTCCTATGCCCCCTTCACCGACAACCAAGATGACAGAAGTTGGCACACAACACATCGCCACACAACACTTCTCAAGCGTCTCCATCTCACCAAGACGAAGACGAAGCCGGGACTCCTCCTCGTCAAGCAGGAGCACCTGGCCATGGCTGCCGACGACAAGACTGCCCTGAAATGGTCGCGGGACGAGTACGTCTGGGAGGAGATGGAGCGCCAGCGCCGCGCCTTGGAGGAGATCGCCGCAAGGAGGGCGTCTCGTCctcgacaacaacgacgaggaggcGTCGGGGCCTTTGAACCCCGTTTGCCACGGCGACCCAGGGCAGGGCTGCAGCAAGGACGGTGGCGGAGCGGGTGgcaacggcggcgacgacgacgggggcGACTACACCAATTTGTACAATCTCTTCGGCATGAGGAAGGCGGCGGCGTAGGACAACAGCGTCAGGCGGCGGCGATGTAGTTTAGTTTAGTTATGtttaattatgtatttatttcacTTTTTACACAAATTTTAATGAAActatgaatttcctttgaatttgaTTCGATTTTGATCGAATTTGGGTCgagtttatttttttcaaaagaaCAGTTCGGGCAACCTTTGTGGGACGACTGGGAACCCGAACCCCCAGGCCGGGTTTTTTTGTCGGCGCGCTTCCAGACGACGCTATTTCACGTCTTTGGGGGTCcgaacggctggagatgctcttagaggaGAGGAGGAAAGGGGATTGGGAAGAAGAACATTGTATGTCTGTATGGAGAAGAAAACAAACATGATCGGTTGGAGGGAGAAAATCAGGGTGTGtgcttgtcggtgaatactcacaacatatgccataggtaggctaaagtcgatgagaactgaagggacaaaggagggcactgggaacgaggttggtacaagcatggaacgcatgatgtacccaggttcagggctctccgtagagataagacccctagtcctgctggaGTGTTTGGTGTGTATAAACCGAGTACAGAGTTGCTCctcgagctgtgttgggaggaggaagaggggagcaaccggctcgtctctgcctctctctatgtggttggttagTGTGTAGTGTTGTTCGTCCGTGGAATGGtcgcccccctgcatggagggcgaccgaggggttttatagacgaacctgccggcctacaatatggataaagggtacaagtgtgggacccagtTGGCAACCTCggtggctggccaggggcccactagagtcttgtcttgtcgtttgaggggcccaccggctgcatggtctcgattggcagtgggacccaccagctggccaatgaagctctcgcgtaaggttgacgccgagcacgcgttgtacgtcgagcgtcgtccagcgagattcgtcatgggcaggcagtacgaccgccttcactgttccccacgccgagtgcagtaatggagtgggagtgtgacggcccgacactatgctaggtgatgtatcagagccggggtaggtcagcggcgtggccgccgacgttcgtacctgccggacgccccgatctagtacctttgctgacgcgtagctacctttaatcgtaaggtctcatcctgacctacgatctgatgtgacttgtgatcctcggccggctagcctgcttggctagccggcttgggtgtggccgcctcgttcctagccagcTGGCTGGACCAGACCGGCCCAGAAGAGATaaccgcctcgactctagccgacaggggttgcctggccggccagagggatggccgcctcgtcctctagccggtaggcgcggcctagccggccagaagacttgggccttaggaaactgtatatgttcatattgtttgGGCCGGAaacgaaggagcaggcttgatgagcctaccccggggttatccccccgacagtagtccccgaagctggagaggcctgcCGCCTTCGGGCGGGCGGCCTCAACGGCTTGATGACTTGTCTTGGTATTTTCGCCGCTATTCGTGACGAGGAGCGCCGGCTCCAAAACCGGCTGGCTTCGAAACGACGCCTCGACTTCGTCGCAAGTCGCTCAGAGagtgccacgtgccaggccccgcctgacgtaatgatggtgattactggtgacgggaccgggcctgggccctgggtcccaccACGACGTCCCCTCAGCCTCCGCGtgagagatcctctgcggatttactccgcgacggttgggcttagggaagcgttaccgcccgtaatacacggggttagtggggtccagtgcgcaccggatcccctctccacgatgcttcgtgggggtttaaatgggatgcgggggtttcgaggaggccattcgccccccttcttgccccgcgtccacgctctcttcctccctgtgcccagagagaaagagctcgccttcttcgtcttcctcgtctTCGTTGCCGCAAAGCCGCCAACCCCTTTGAGTTCCAgccgcccgcagccatggccggcggctcttCCTCGAAAAGGTCCTCGTCGCAGAAGGCAGcgtcgcagggagcctggctgggcagcgaggTCAGCGAagagcacatcgaggcgctccgccatcacCGGCTGCCGCCCTcggcctcccaggtgctggtgcgactcccaggcgccgagaccgctcccacagctgccgtgggagaggtcgtggtcttcaccgagcatttctaccggggcttcgggcttccggccaGCGCCTTCTTCTATGAGTGGCTTcgcttctttggcctgcagccgcatcacctggcgccgaacgccatactgcagctgtcggccttcgtgatcctgtgcgagggcttcatggggatcgagccccgcgtcaATCTATGgtgcagcttgttcttcttcaagcaacaatccatcgccatggagaaatccgaggtgagaagctcaaggggccgcgcccgatgacgccgtgcggagccgcgcTCGTGCATCACCGCTCGAAGTCGGGCTTCCCCTAGATGCCACTGCAGGAATCcgtcaagcagtggcagaagggtttcttctatgtgaagaacgccgaccccgccctggacgccctcaacatgcccccgttcaacatcgaccCGCCGACGAGGTTGAACTGGGTGACGAAGACCCCcgagccgattcccgaggtggcgttgatctgtgcccacctcgacatcttggagaagggcggcctccttggccgcgacctgctcaccacaaTGGTGGCCTGCCGGATCCTGCCattgcagaggcggccgcatctggtctgccagatgagcgtccGGCATGATCCCTGCCGGCTgcccaccaagaggttcaccccaggCGCGGTTGTGCGAAGAGTGaatctgatctccaccgcccgcatggacgaggacggggaatggacgtgggggat
This region includes:
- the LOC123394926 gene encoding translocase of chloroplast 101, chloroplastic-like; its protein translation is MALLIRAPLTSFDSGDDDDDEGYASSLSSGAASPSPSPSRSPSTSPPEVRLPRPRPALGAPRVAAQLSSSTDDEADLFDDAAGSSGDDVLQEVSNGFFRVARVPPPPPSPSSDEAPEPPASASSGESDYFGAAEGPEEEEAAADVFVDAGTGSGMEEDGGVFAASTGAVAEGSLDGSFVSSMSVLDDGAAFGDLVNLSDMSLMNGGKQGAEDSGAEAVNSVEPDPSIGDAGGTHIVDASEGNSGGSQQEQLVVELPPALNSTQEEEEDARLQVINDDSDAKNTMPKHEAAELLHVVSSTQAEDIDAEVRNADSDAKDTMPEHEVVTHSEDASPEHVTARDAMVEPAQVHTNVDSSQFTVDGGHHKVDGETDGDYQPSDEPASVPNIRINYALESPGKEMEDSAPASKGTRFGLDDSDEDQLDDDYQVEELSGKENELFDYAALAELLRAANRSPGQGKAKVFPVETSHPIEPSPTVVGVPRTSVASTHELDAIADPESAMTDEEKKLYMKVDMARIKYLRLVYRLGYDTEHQVPVQVLYRLSLVEGFRRIRMANHSSELENAWSRALQLETEGIDDLEFSCNVLVLGKTGVGKSATINSIFGEDKSRTNAFLPATCSVKEITGVVGGVKFRVIDTPGLGTTVRDEKSNRKMLKSVKKYMKKCPPDIVLYVDRIDTQRQGADDLSLLQCITSVLGLPIWSKAIITLTHSAADPPPEGPSGSPINYEMIVTHRTHALQQSIRQATNDPRTENPVALVENHHLCRRNMEGEKVLPNGLIWRRLLLLLCYSLKMVAEIDTLSTRRAGSPSLFDLRLQMPALPYFLSSLLQSREHPRHANEQKVESVDSDVDPDELLDEDQEDEEYDQLPPFKPLSKSQVAKLSKEQQKLYFDEYDYRTKLLQKKQLKEHRRRLKEMKKSEGNYDDVLVDNDHPDDEYDNDRSLMPDWALPSSFDSDDPVYRYRCLEPVTNLLARAVTNPEGWDHDCGFDGVSLQYSHEIANAFPASMWVQVNKDKREFTIHSESSVSAKHSEYASTLAGFDIQTMMDQLAYTLRGETKFRNTKNNATTGGLSMTLAGNTMITGAKLEDKLSVGNWLTLVANAGAVSMKGDTAHGVNVVLNLLQKDYPIMGLGLATLGASLVRWHKEWTTAANLDTQFSVGRTSNMAVHVDLNNKLTGRVSIKANSSEHLTIALLGVYSMAMYVRNRMRPRAHPNNE